A genomic stretch from Halichoerus grypus chromosome 7, mHalGry1.hap1.1, whole genome shotgun sequence includes:
- the UNC5B gene encoding netrin receptor UNC5B isoform X2: MWARSGARGALLLALLLCWDPRLSQAGTDSGSEVLPDSFPSAPAEPLPHFLQEPQDAYIVKNKPVELRCRAFPATQIYFKCNGEWVSQNDHVTQEGLDEATGLRVREVQIEVSRQQVEELFGLEDYWCQCVAWSSAGTTKSRRAYVRIAYLRKNFDQEPLGKEVPLDQEVLLQCRPPEGVPVAEVEWLKNEDIIDPTQDTNFLLTIDHNLIIRQARLSDTANYTCVAKNIVAKRRSTTATITVYVNGGWSSWAEWSPCSNRCGRGWQKRTRTCTNPAPLNGGAFCEGQAFQKTACTTVCPVDGAWTEWSKWSACSTECAHWRSRECMAPPPQNGGRDCSGTLLDSKNCTDGLCVQMLEASGDVALYAGLVVSAFVVVGVLMVVGVVVYRRNCRDFDTDITDSSAALTGGFHPVNFKTARPNNPQLLHPSAPPDLMASAGIYRGPMYALQDSADKIPMTNSPLLDPLPSLKIKVYNSSTTGSGPGLPDGADLLGVLPPGTYSGDLTRDAHFLHLRSASLGPQQLLGLPRDPGSSVSGTFGCLGGRLSIPGTGVSLLVPNGAIPQGKFYEMYLLINKAENTLPLSEGTQTVLSPSVTCGPTGLLLCRPVILTVPHCAEVSNGDWIFQLKTQAHQGHWEEVVTLDEETLNTPCYCQLEARSCHILLDQLGTYVFTGESYSRSAVKRLQLAIFVPALCTSLEYSLRVYCLEDTPAALKDVLELERTLGGYLVEEPKPLLFKDSYHNLRLSLHDIPHAHWRSKLLAKYQEIPFCHIWSGSQKALHCTFTLERHSLASTELTCKICVRQVEGEGQIFQLHATLAETPASSLDAFCSAPGNTVTTQLGPYAFKIPLSIRQKICNSLDAPNSRGNDWRLLAQKLSMDRYLNYFATKASPTGVILDLWEALQQDDGDLNSLASALEEMGKSEMLVAMATDGDC; encoded by the exons GCACGGATTCTGGCAGCGAGGTGCTCCCCGACTCCTTCCCGTCGGCGCCGGCTGAGCCCCTGCCCCACTTCCTGCAGGAGCCCCAGGACGCCTACATCGTGAAGAACAAGCCGGTGGAGCTGCGCTGCCGCGCCTTCCCCGCCACACAGATCTACTTCAAGTGCAATGGCGAGTGGGTCAGCCAGAATGACCACGTCACGCAGGAGGGCCTGGATGAGGCCACGG GCCTGCGGGTACGGGAGGTCCAGATCGAGGTGTCCCGGCAGCAGGTGGAGGAGCTGTTCGGGCTGGAGGATTACTGGTGCCAGTGCGTGGCCTGGAGCTCCGCCGGCACCACCAAGAGTCGCCGGGCCTATGTCCGCATCGCAT acCTGCGCAAGAACTTCGATCAGGAGCCTCTGGGCAAGGAAGTGCCCCTGGACCAGGAGGTTCTCCTGCAGTGCCGGCCACCGGAGGGGGTGCCTGTGGCTGAG GTGGAGTGGCTGAAGAATGAGGACATCATCGACCCCACCCAGGACACCAACTTCCTGCTCACCATCGACCACAACCTCATCATCCGCCAGGCCCGCCTGTCGGACACGGCCAACTACACCTGTGTGGCCAAGAACATTGTAGCCAAGCGCCGCAGTACCACCGCCACCATCACGGTCTACG TGAACGGTGGCTGGTCCAGCTGGGCAGAGTGGTCGCCCTGCTCCAACCGCTGCGGCCGTGGCTGGCAGAAGCGCACGCGGACCTGCACCAACCCGGCCCCGCTCAATGGAGGCGCCTTCTGTGAGGGCCAGGCCTTCCAAAAGACCGCCTGCACCACCGTGTGCCCAG TCGACGGAGCGTGGACGGAGTGGAGCAAGTGGTCGGCGTGCAGCACCGAGTGTGCCCACTGGCGCAGCCGAGAGTGCATGGCGCCCCCGCCCCAGAACGGAGGCCGGGACTGCAGCGGGACCCTGCTCGACTCCAAGAACTGCACGGACGGGCTGTGCGTGCAGA TGCTGGAGGCCTCGGGGGACGTGGCGCTGTACGCAGGCCTCGTGGTGTCCGCCTTCGTGGTCGTGGGCGTCCTCATGGTGGTGGGCGTGGTGGTGTACCGCCGTAACTGCCGGGACTTCGACACTGACATCACCGACTCGTCCGCCGCCCTCACTGGCGGCTTCCACCCCGTCAACTTCAAGACTGCGAGGCCCA ATAATCCCCAGCTCCTGCACCCGTCGGCGCCCCCGGACCTCATGGCCAGTGCTGGCATCTACCGCGGGCCCATGTATGCCCTGCAGGACTCAGCCGACAAGATCCCCATGACCAACTCACCCCTGCTGGACCCCCTGCCCAGTCTCAAGATCAAGGTCTACAACTCCAGCACCACCGGCTCTGGGCCAGGCCTGCCCGATGGGGCCGACCTGCTGGGGGTCCTGCCGCCCGGCACATACTCTGGCGATCTCACCCGGGATGCCCACTTCCTGCACCTGCGCAGTGCTAGCCTCGGCCCCCAGCAGCTCCTGGGCCTGCCCCGTGACCCGGGGAGCAGCGTCAGCGGCACTTTCGGCTGCCTGGGTGGGAGGCTCAGCATCCCGGGCACAG GGGTCAGCCTGCTGGTGCCCAATGGAGCCATCCCCCAGGGCAAGTTCTATGAGATGTACCTCCTTATCAACAAGGCAGAGAACACCCT CCCACTTTCAGAAGGGACCCAGACAGTATTGAGCCCCTCGGTGACCTGTGGGCCCACGGGCCTCCTGCTGTGCCGCCCCGTCATCCTCACGGTACCCCACTGTGCTGAAGTCAGCAACGGTGACTGGATCTTCCAGCTCAAGACCCAGGCCCACCAGGGCCACTGGGAG GAGGTGGTGACTCTGGACGAGGAGACCCTGAACACCCCCTGCTACTGTCAGCTGGAGGCCAGGTCCTGCCACATCCTGTTGGACCAGCTGGGCACCTACGTGTTCACGGGTGAGTCTTACTCCCGCTCGGCTGTCAAGCGGCTCCAGCTGGCCATCTTCGTCCCCGCCCTCTGCACCTCCCTGGAGTACAGCCTCAGGGTCTACTGCCTGGAGGACACGCCCGCGGCCCTGAAG GACGTGCTGGAGCTGGAACGGACGCTGGGTGGCTATCTAGTGGAGGAGCCCAAACCCCTGCTGTTTAAAGACAGCTACCACAACCTGCGCCTCTCTCTGCACGACATCCCCCATGCCCACTGGAGAAGCAAGCTGCTGGCCAAGTACCAG GAGATCCCCTTCTGTCACATCTGGAGTGGCAGCCAGAAGGCCCTGCACTGCACCTTCACCCTGGAGAGGCACAGCCTGGCCTCCACAGAGCTCACCTGCAAGATCTGTGTGCGGCAGGTAGAAGGGGAAGGCCAGATCTTCCAGCTGCACGCCACACTGGCAGAG ACGCCTGCCAGCTCCCTGGACGCCTTCTGCTCTGCCCCTGGCAACACAGTCACCACCCAGCTGGGGCCCTATGCCTTCAAGATTCCACTGTCCATCCGCCAGAAGATATGCAACAGCCTGGACGCCCCCAACTCGCGGGGCAATGACTGGCGGCTCTTGGCACAGAAGCTCTCCATGGACCG gTACCTGAACTACTTTGCCACCAAAGCGAGCCCCACGGGTGTGATCCTGGACCTCTGGGAAGCTCTGCAGCAGGACGACGGGGACCTCAACAGCCTGGCGAGTGCCTTGGAGGAGATGGGCAAGAGTGAGATGCTGGTGGCCATGGCCACTGACGGGGACTGCTGA
- the UNC5B gene encoding netrin receptor UNC5B isoform X1: MWARSGARGALLLALLLCWDPRLSQAGTDSGSEVLPDSFPSAPAEPLPHFLQEPQDAYIVKNKPVELRCRAFPATQIYFKCNGEWVSQNDHVTQEGLDEATGLRVREVQIEVSRQQVEELFGLEDYWCQCVAWSSAGTTKSRRAYVRIAYLRKNFDQEPLGKEVPLDQEVLLQCRPPEGVPVAEVEWLKNEDIIDPTQDTNFLLTIDHNLIIRQARLSDTANYTCVAKNIVAKRRSTTATITVYVNGGWSSWAEWSPCSNRCGRGWQKRTRTCTNPAPLNGGAFCEGQAFQKTACTTVCPVDGAWTEWSKWSACSTECAHWRSRECMAPPPQNGGRDCSGTLLDSKNCTDGLCVQNKKTLSDPKSHLLEASGDVALYAGLVVSAFVVVGVLMVVGVVVYRRNCRDFDTDITDSSAALTGGFHPVNFKTARPNNPQLLHPSAPPDLMASAGIYRGPMYALQDSADKIPMTNSPLLDPLPSLKIKVYNSSTTGSGPGLPDGADLLGVLPPGTYSGDLTRDAHFLHLRSASLGPQQLLGLPRDPGSSVSGTFGCLGGRLSIPGTGVSLLVPNGAIPQGKFYEMYLLINKAENTLPLSEGTQTVLSPSVTCGPTGLLLCRPVILTVPHCAEVSNGDWIFQLKTQAHQGHWEEVVTLDEETLNTPCYCQLEARSCHILLDQLGTYVFTGESYSRSAVKRLQLAIFVPALCTSLEYSLRVYCLEDTPAALKDVLELERTLGGYLVEEPKPLLFKDSYHNLRLSLHDIPHAHWRSKLLAKYQEIPFCHIWSGSQKALHCTFTLERHSLASTELTCKICVRQVEGEGQIFQLHATLAETPASSLDAFCSAPGNTVTTQLGPYAFKIPLSIRQKICNSLDAPNSRGNDWRLLAQKLSMDRYLNYFATKASPTGVILDLWEALQQDDGDLNSLASALEEMGKSEMLVAMATDGDC; this comes from the exons GCACGGATTCTGGCAGCGAGGTGCTCCCCGACTCCTTCCCGTCGGCGCCGGCTGAGCCCCTGCCCCACTTCCTGCAGGAGCCCCAGGACGCCTACATCGTGAAGAACAAGCCGGTGGAGCTGCGCTGCCGCGCCTTCCCCGCCACACAGATCTACTTCAAGTGCAATGGCGAGTGGGTCAGCCAGAATGACCACGTCACGCAGGAGGGCCTGGATGAGGCCACGG GCCTGCGGGTACGGGAGGTCCAGATCGAGGTGTCCCGGCAGCAGGTGGAGGAGCTGTTCGGGCTGGAGGATTACTGGTGCCAGTGCGTGGCCTGGAGCTCCGCCGGCACCACCAAGAGTCGCCGGGCCTATGTCCGCATCGCAT acCTGCGCAAGAACTTCGATCAGGAGCCTCTGGGCAAGGAAGTGCCCCTGGACCAGGAGGTTCTCCTGCAGTGCCGGCCACCGGAGGGGGTGCCTGTGGCTGAG GTGGAGTGGCTGAAGAATGAGGACATCATCGACCCCACCCAGGACACCAACTTCCTGCTCACCATCGACCACAACCTCATCATCCGCCAGGCCCGCCTGTCGGACACGGCCAACTACACCTGTGTGGCCAAGAACATTGTAGCCAAGCGCCGCAGTACCACCGCCACCATCACGGTCTACG TGAACGGTGGCTGGTCCAGCTGGGCAGAGTGGTCGCCCTGCTCCAACCGCTGCGGCCGTGGCTGGCAGAAGCGCACGCGGACCTGCACCAACCCGGCCCCGCTCAATGGAGGCGCCTTCTGTGAGGGCCAGGCCTTCCAAAAGACCGCCTGCACCACCGTGTGCCCAG TCGACGGAGCGTGGACGGAGTGGAGCAAGTGGTCGGCGTGCAGCACCGAGTGTGCCCACTGGCGCAGCCGAGAGTGCATGGCGCCCCCGCCCCAGAACGGAGGCCGGGACTGCAGCGGGACCCTGCTCGACTCCAAGAACTGCACGGACGGGCTGTGCGTGCAGA ATAAGAAAACTCTAAGTGACCCCAAAAGCCACC TGCTGGAGGCCTCGGGGGACGTGGCGCTGTACGCAGGCCTCGTGGTGTCCGCCTTCGTGGTCGTGGGCGTCCTCATGGTGGTGGGCGTGGTGGTGTACCGCCGTAACTGCCGGGACTTCGACACTGACATCACCGACTCGTCCGCCGCCCTCACTGGCGGCTTCCACCCCGTCAACTTCAAGACTGCGAGGCCCA ATAATCCCCAGCTCCTGCACCCGTCGGCGCCCCCGGACCTCATGGCCAGTGCTGGCATCTACCGCGGGCCCATGTATGCCCTGCAGGACTCAGCCGACAAGATCCCCATGACCAACTCACCCCTGCTGGACCCCCTGCCCAGTCTCAAGATCAAGGTCTACAACTCCAGCACCACCGGCTCTGGGCCAGGCCTGCCCGATGGGGCCGACCTGCTGGGGGTCCTGCCGCCCGGCACATACTCTGGCGATCTCACCCGGGATGCCCACTTCCTGCACCTGCGCAGTGCTAGCCTCGGCCCCCAGCAGCTCCTGGGCCTGCCCCGTGACCCGGGGAGCAGCGTCAGCGGCACTTTCGGCTGCCTGGGTGGGAGGCTCAGCATCCCGGGCACAG GGGTCAGCCTGCTGGTGCCCAATGGAGCCATCCCCCAGGGCAAGTTCTATGAGATGTACCTCCTTATCAACAAGGCAGAGAACACCCT CCCACTTTCAGAAGGGACCCAGACAGTATTGAGCCCCTCGGTGACCTGTGGGCCCACGGGCCTCCTGCTGTGCCGCCCCGTCATCCTCACGGTACCCCACTGTGCTGAAGTCAGCAACGGTGACTGGATCTTCCAGCTCAAGACCCAGGCCCACCAGGGCCACTGGGAG GAGGTGGTGACTCTGGACGAGGAGACCCTGAACACCCCCTGCTACTGTCAGCTGGAGGCCAGGTCCTGCCACATCCTGTTGGACCAGCTGGGCACCTACGTGTTCACGGGTGAGTCTTACTCCCGCTCGGCTGTCAAGCGGCTCCAGCTGGCCATCTTCGTCCCCGCCCTCTGCACCTCCCTGGAGTACAGCCTCAGGGTCTACTGCCTGGAGGACACGCCCGCGGCCCTGAAG GACGTGCTGGAGCTGGAACGGACGCTGGGTGGCTATCTAGTGGAGGAGCCCAAACCCCTGCTGTTTAAAGACAGCTACCACAACCTGCGCCTCTCTCTGCACGACATCCCCCATGCCCACTGGAGAAGCAAGCTGCTGGCCAAGTACCAG GAGATCCCCTTCTGTCACATCTGGAGTGGCAGCCAGAAGGCCCTGCACTGCACCTTCACCCTGGAGAGGCACAGCCTGGCCTCCACAGAGCTCACCTGCAAGATCTGTGTGCGGCAGGTAGAAGGGGAAGGCCAGATCTTCCAGCTGCACGCCACACTGGCAGAG ACGCCTGCCAGCTCCCTGGACGCCTTCTGCTCTGCCCCTGGCAACACAGTCACCACCCAGCTGGGGCCCTATGCCTTCAAGATTCCACTGTCCATCCGCCAGAAGATATGCAACAGCCTGGACGCCCCCAACTCGCGGGGCAATGACTGGCGGCTCTTGGCACAGAAGCTCTCCATGGACCG gTACCTGAACTACTTTGCCACCAAAGCGAGCCCCACGGGTGTGATCCTGGACCTCTGGGAAGCTCTGCAGCAGGACGACGGGGACCTCAACAGCCTGGCGAGTGCCTTGGAGGAGATGGGCAAGAGTGAGATGCTGGTGGCCATGGCCACTGACGGGGACTGCTGA